A stretch of Kryptolebias marmoratus isolate JLee-2015 linkage group LG24, ASM164957v2, whole genome shotgun sequence DNA encodes these proteins:
- the LOC108249795 gene encoding retinal Mueller cells isomerohydrolase — protein MVSRIEHPAGGYRKIFETVEELNEPIPAETTGVIPSWLGGSLLRMGPGLFEVGDEPFHHLFDGQAVIHKFDLKDGQVTYYRKFVRTDSYVRAMTENRIVITEFGTAAYPDPCKNIFSRFFTYFKGIEITDNCMVNIYPIGEDFYAVTESNYITKVDPDSLETLKKVDLCKYLSVNGVTAHPHTEADGTVYNIGNCFGKNMSLAYNIVRIPPAQEDESEPLEKSQIVVQLPCSERLKPSYIHSFGMTDNYFVFVEQPVKINLLKFLSVWSVRGTTYMDCFESNESMGTWFHLATKNPAGYLKEHKFRTSAFNLFHHINTYEEQGFIVVDLCTWKGHDFVYNYLYLANLREEWEEVKRAARRAPQPEVRRYVLPLDIYREEQGTNLVSLSYTTATAVLHSDGTIWLEPEVLFSGPRQAFEFPQINYSQCCGRKYSFAYGLGLNHFVPDRIVKLDVQTKKTWVWQEEDCYPSEPVFVPTPGATEEDDGVLLSIVVKPGAERPGFLLVLDAMKLKEVARAEVDTIIPITLHGMYKAQPSDLQRQRAE, from the exons ATGGTCAGCCG AATCGAGCATCCTGCTGGAGGATACAGGAAGATCTTTGAGACGGTGGAGGAGCTGAACGAGCCGATACCTGCAGAAACCACCG GTGTTATCCCATCATGGCTGGGGGGAAGTCTTCTCAGGATGGGTCCAGGTCTGTTCGAGGTGGGGGACGAACCGTTCCACCACTTGTTTGACGGACAGGCTGTCATTCACAAGTTTGACCTGAAGGACGGTCAGGTGACTTACTACAGGAA gtttgtCAGGACAGATTCCTACGTTCGTGCcatgactgaaaacagaatTGTCATCACAGAGTTCGGCACGGCGGCTTATCCAGATCCCTGCAAAAACATCTTCTCCAG GTTCTTTACTTACTTCAAAGGTATTGAAATAACTGATAACTGTATGGTAAACATCTATCCAATTGGTGAAGATTTCTACGCTGTCACAGAATCCAACTACATCACCAAGGTCGATCCGGATTCTCTGGAAACGTTGAAGAAG GTAGACCTGTGTAAGTACCTGTCAGTGAACGGGGTTACTGCCCACCCCCACACTGAGGCAGACGGTACGGTCTACAACATTGGGAACTGTTTTGGGAAGAACATGAGTCTGGCGTACAACATCGTCAGGATCCCTCCTGCACAGGAAG ATGAATCCGAGCCCTTAGAGAAATCTCAGATTGTGGTTCAGCTGCCCTGCAGTGAGAGGTTAAAACCCTCCTACATACATAG tttcgGTATGACCGACAACTACTTTGTATTTGTGGAGCAGCCGGTGAAGATCAACTTGCTCAAGTTCTTGTCTGTTTGGAGCGTGAGAGGAACCACCTACATGGACTGCTTTGAATCCAATGAAAGCATGGGG ACATGGTTCCACCTGGCCACCAAGAACCCAGCAGGCTATTTGAAGGAGCACAAGTTCAGGACTTCAGCTTTCAACCTCTTTCATCATATCAACACGTACGAGGAGCAGGGATTCATCGTGGTGGACCTCTGCACATGGAAAGG CCACGACTTTGTGTATAACTACCTGTACCTGGCCAATCTGAGGGAGGAGTGGGAGGAGGTGAAGAGAGCAGCCAGGAGAGCTCCTCAGCCGGAGGTCAGGCGATATGTGCTGCCGCTGGATATTTACAGG GAAGAGCAGGGGACGAATCTGGTGTCTCTGTCCTACACAACAGCAACGGCTGTTCTTCACAGCGACGGCACCATCTGGCTTGAACCCgaagttctgttttcaggaCCAAGACAGg CCTTTGAGTTTCCACAGATTAACTACTCTCAGTGTTGTGGGAGGAAGTACTCCTTCGCCTACGGGCTCGGACTGAACCACTTCGTTCCTGACAGG ATTGTTAAACTGGACGTGCAGACCAAAAAAACCTGGGTGTGGCAGGAGGAGGACTGTTACCCATCAGAACCGGTTTTTGTCCCAACACCCGGAGCCACGGAGGAGGACGACG GTGTGCTGCTCAGCATCGTGGTGAAACCGGGGGCAGAGAGACCCGGGTTCCTGCTGGTTCTGGACGCCATGAAGCTGAAAGAAGTGGCCAGGGCGGAGGTGGACACCATCATCCCCATCACTTTACACGGGATGTACAAAGCACAGCCTTCAGATCTGCAGCGTCAAAGAGCAGAGTGA